Proteins co-encoded in one Oreochromis aureus strain Israel breed Guangdong linkage group 3, ZZ_aureus, whole genome shotgun sequence genomic window:
- the LOC120439450 gene encoding protein NLRC3-like, with protein sequence MDQCEDSEKGVPPSKSTLCGEHESQTKAQRNQPGPPPSSVSLKSDRSKGHPNNFKDQQASAAERTGFYIPDGNLASTQVGQDSSGFPSGQSAQQHQTHLDSIFMLLEDNIIIFVKNELKKIQKVLSPDYSECTENKIVNEEVLKGEDDEQRSSREAFVKITLHFLRKLKQEELADRLQSKHVAAICKCKLKTKLKKKFQCVFEGIAKEGNPTLLNQIYTELHITEGGTAEVNDEHEVRKTETASWKPDRPETTIRQEDIFKASPGRDEPIRTVLTKGVAGVGKTVLTQKYSLDWAEDKANQDIQFIFPFPFREMNILKEKKFSLVELVHHFFTETKEAGICSFEDFQVVFIFDGLDECQLPLDFHKTEILTDPRKSTSVDVLLTNLIRGNLLPSAHLWITTRPAAANQIPPDCVDMVTEVRGFTDPQKEEYFKKRFRDEEQASRIISHIKTSRSLHIMCHIPVFCWITATVLEDVLKTREGGQLPKTLTEMYIHFLVVQAKVTKVKYDGGAETDPHWSPESRKMIKSLGKLSFDQLQKGNLIFYESDLTECDIDIRAASVYSGVFTQIFKEKRGLYQDKVFCFIHLSVQEFLAALHVHLTFINSGVNLLEKQQPTSQKSFFFKKKSSIKYLHQSAVNKALQSPNGHLDLFLRFLLGLSLQTNQALLRGLLTQTGSISQTNHETVEYIKKKLSDNLSAEKSINLFHCLNELNDHSLVEEIQQFLSSGSLSTDKLSPAQWSAVVFILLSSEKDLDVFDLKKYSVSEEAFLRLMPVVKTSNKALLSGCNLSKKSREALFSILNSQSSSLKELDLSNNDLQDSRVTFPYSKLTTLRLSHCNLSETACEALSSVLSMGSSSLRELDLSNNNLKDLGLKLLSIGLESPYCKLETLSLSGCLITVDGCASLASALSSSHHLRKLDLSYNHPGHLGMKLLLPEQKNPSWKLETLRVEPAGVRWLRPGLRKYSCQLTIDTNTVNTNLKLSDNKRKVTHVEEVHLYPDHPDRFDVHPQLLCRNGLTGRCYWEVEWKGDVDISVAYRKIRRKSGSDNCSFGWNDQSWSLSCSDDGYSVCHNNRETSISSSSFSSSSVSNRVAVYVDCPAGTLSFYRVSSDTLIHLHTFNTTFTEPLCPGFRVWFPGSSVFVCRE encoded by the exons ctgctggaggacaataTCATCATATTTgtaaagaacgagctgaagaagatccagaaggttctgagtccagATTACTCAGAATGCACAGAGAATAAGATTGTGAATGAGGAGGTTTTGAAgggtgaggatgatgagcagaggagcagcagagaagcatttgtgaagatcacatTGCATTTCCTAAGGAAactgaagcaggaggagctggctgaccgtctgcagagca aaCATGTTGCAGcaatttgtaaatgtaaactTAAAACAAAgttgaagaagaagttccagtgtgtgtttgagggcatcgctaaagaaggaaacccaacccttctgaatcagatctacacagagctccacatcacagagggagggactgcagaggtcaatgatgaacatgaggtcagaaaGACTGAAACAGCATCctggaaaccagacagaccagaaacaacaatcagacaagaagacatttttaaagcctcacctggaagagacgaaccaatcagaacagtgctgacaaagggagtggctggcgttgggaaaacagtcttaacacagaaatacagcctggactgggctgaagacaaagccaaccaggacatccagttcatatttccattcccTTTCAGAGAGATGAATATACTAAAAGagaaaaagttcagcttggtggaacttgttcatcacttctttactgaaaccaaagaagcaggaatctgcagctttgaagacttccaggttgtgttcatctttgatggtctagATGAGTGTcaacttcctctggacttccacaaaactgaaatcctaactgaccctagaaagtccacctcagtggatgtgctgctgaccaacctcatcagggggaacctgcttccctctgctcacctctggataaccacacgacctgcagcagccaatcagatccctcctgactgtgttgacatggtgacagaggtcagagggttcactgacccacagaaggaggagtacttcaaaaagagattcagagatgaggagcaggccagcaggatcatctcccacatcaagacatcacgaagtctccacatcatgtgccacatcccagtcttctgctggatcactgctacagttctggaggatgtgctgaaaaccagagagggaggacagctccccaagaccctgactgagatgtacatccacttcctggtggttcaggccaaagtgacgaaggtcaagtatgatggaggagctgagacagatccacactggagtccagagagcaggaagatgattaagtctctgggaaaactgtcttttgatcagctgcagaaaggaaacctgatcttctatgaatcagacctgacagagtgtgacatcgatatcagagcagcctcagtgtactcaggtgttttcacacagatctttaaagagaagagaggactgtaccaggacaaggtgttctgcttcatccatctgagtgttcaggagtttctggctgctcttcatgtccatctgaccttcatcaactctggagtCAATCTGctggaaaaacaacaaccaacCTCCCAgaagtctttcttttttaaaaagaaaagtagtATAAAGTAtctccaccagagtgctgtgaacaaggccttacagagtccaaatggacacctggacttgttcctccgttTCCTTCTGGGTCTTTCATTGCAGACCAATCAGGCtctcctacgaggtctgctgacacagacaggaagtatcTCACAGACCAATCATGAAACAGTCgagtacatcaagaagaagctgagtgataatctgtctgcagagaaaagcatcaatctgttccactgtctgaatgaactgaacgATCATTcgctagtggaggagatccaacagttcCTGAGTTCgggaagtctctccacagataaactgtctcctgctcagtggtcagctgtGGTCTTCATCTtgctgtcatcagaaaaagatctggatgtgtttgacctgaagaaatactctgttTCAGAGGAGGCTTTTCTGAGGCTGATGCCAGTGGTCAaaacctccaacaaagctct actgagtggctgtaacctctcAAAGAAAAGCCGTGAAGCTCTTTTCTCAAttctcaactcccagtcctctagtctgaaagagttggacctgagtaacaatgacctgcaggattcaaGAGTGACGTTTCCATACTCTAAACTGACAACTCTCCG ACTGAGTCACTGTAACCTTTCAGAGACAgcctgtgaagctctgtcctcagttcttaGCATGGGGTCCTCTAGtttgagagagctggacctgagtaacaacaacctgAAGGATTTGGGATTGAAGCTTCTGTCTATTGGTCTGGAGAGTCCATACTGCAAACttgaaactctcag tctgtcaggctgtttGATCACAGTGGACGGATGTGCTTCTCTGGCATCAGCCCTGAGTTCTTCCCACCATCTGAGAAAgttggacctgagctacaatcatccaggacaCTTGGGAATGAAGCTGTTGTTGCCTGAACAGAAGAATCCATCCTGgaaactggaaactctcag ggtggagcctgctggagtccgatggttgagaccaggtctgaggaagt attcctgtcaactcacaatagATACAAATACAGTGAACACAAACctcaaactgtctgacaacaaaagaaaggtgacacatgtggaggaggttcatttatatcctgatcatccagacagatttgatgttcatcctcagctgctgtgtagaaatggtctgactggtcgctgttactgggaggttgaGTGGAAAGGAGATGTTGACATATCAGTGGCTTATAGAAAAATCAGAAGGAAAAGTGGCAGTGATAACTGTTCATTTGGGTGGAATGATCAATCCTGGAGTCTCAGCTGCTCCGATGATGGTTACTCTGTCTGTCACAATAACAGAGAAACATCcatatcctcctcctccttctcctcctcctctgtctctaacagagtagcagtgtatgtggactgtcctgctggcactctgtccttctacagagtctcctctgacactctgatccacctccacaccttcaacaccacattcacagAACCTCTTTGTCCTGGATTTAGAGTGTGGTttcctggttcctcagtgttTGTTTGCAGAGAATAA